The genomic segment ACTCTGGAAGTATTTTATCGAAAATCAATATTTCAATTTTGGCTTTTAAATTGCTGATTACTTTCTCTAAAAATCTAAACCACACATATGATTGGCTCTACTAACTAGTAAAAATATCTTTCTTAATAATTCTAATACCACTTGCTAAATAAAAAATAATTATATATATAAGTAAAACAAAAAAAGAATTTATTGCTGCAGAATTTGAATAATCTTTATTAGATTCTAAAAGTTTAACAAAATTGAAATGATAGCTAAAAAAAACATTTGTCATAAATGATGATTTATACAAAACGCTAGCTATAGCACCAAATATCCACAAACATAGTGTAATTACTATCGATAATGTTTTTTCTAATGTGAAAATTACAATTGTTAAAGCTAATGAAGCTAGGAAAATATTGTCGAATATAGTGCTAAACAAATTTACGATAACTGCATACATAATATCAACACTATATGTCATATCTCCTTTAATTAAGAATTCACCTATTCCTAATTTCAGATTAGATGTTTCAATAATATTAATTATTATCACAATAATAGTATTAATGGTTATTGATACTATTATTAATGATACGATAAATACTAACTTACTAATAAAGTATTTTAACCTAGAAATCGACTTAGTTAAAATCTGATTTATAGCCCCAGTCGAAAAGTCAATCGCTATCGATTCTACCGATTTAAATATAATCATTACAGATAAAAATCCTATGTTGTCAAACGAATTATAAATAATTTGCATAAGATTCGCATTATTACTAGACACTATTCCATTTATTTCATAATTATAAATAATTAAAAACAATGTAAATATCAACATTCCTTTCGAAAACACAAGTTTAATATATTCGTTTTTTACCATTTTGATTAAACTATTCATATGCTTCAGTCCTCTTTATAGTATTCATGTACTCATTCTCTAAATCTATATTCTCATTTTGTTTTATGTGCACTTCTTTTAAAAATCTCCCTTTATTTATTATAATTGCTCTATCACATAATTTATCCATCTCAAATAATGAATGACTAGAAATAATTATTGTTGTTCCGTACTCTTTGTTCATTTTCAAAAGACATTCTCTAATCAAAAAAATCCCTTCTGGATCTAATCCATTAGTTGGTTCATCTAATATTAACAATTTTGGTTTGCCAATCAACGCAATAATTAATCCCAATCGCTGCTTCATACCAAGCGAATAGGATCTCACTTTTTTGCCAATCACATCTTCCATATTAAAAAATTCAACTAGATTATGTATATAGTCTGTATCCACAACTTCATGATATTTTGAAAATATCTCAATATTTTTTTTCCCAGACAAATTGGGATACAATGGTGGTTTTTCTATCATAGAACCAACAGTGAGTGGCGTGATAATATCAAACAATCTATCATTCCCATCCAATAGCACACTTCCTTCGTCAGCCTTAATCAGACCTAACATTATTCTCATTAAAGTTGTCTTCCCTGCCTCATTTGGCCCCAATAAACCGACAATTTCTCCTTCTTTTACTTCCATGCTAAAATCATTAATTACTTTCCTTCTCTTGATTTTTTTAGATACTGCTGTCACTTTAA from the Tissierellales bacterium genome contains:
- a CDS encoding ATP-binding cassette domain-containing protein, producing MSVKNCVKVTAVSKKIKRRKVINDFSMEVKEGEIVGLLGPNEAGKTTLMRIMLGLIKADEGSVLLDGNDRLFDIITPLTVGSMIEKPPLYPNLSGKKNIEIFSKYHEVVDTDYIHNLVEFFNMEDVIGKKVRSYSLGMKQRLGLIIALIGKPKLLILDEPTNGLDPEGIFLIRECLLKMNKEYGTTIIISSHSLFEMDKLCDRAIIINKGRFLKEVHIKQNENIDLENEYMNTIKRTEAYE